In Paenibacillus sp. 1781tsa1, one DNA window encodes the following:
- a CDS encoding YdcF family protein — protein sequence MIKKFLQKNGLIIDLVLLTCFVAFLIFWGQRFPVMLFGMITVAFIVLRRIDYQKHVILKRIILTGFGVVAVSFVIIEALVFTQLSANDPEEADYVIILGSGIRGTELSLTLKQRLDASLDYIRSHPQTPVIVSGGQGPGESIPEALAMKNYLIEQGVNPTQVIMEDRSTSTQENLAFSKKIIQESGLEHPEIMIVTSDYHMFRSKYIAAKNGYAAEYGISAPSPGYLKPVNMIREYFATIKTFI from the coding sequence TTGATAAAAAAGTTCTTACAAAAAAATGGACTGATCATTGATCTTGTCCTGTTGACATGTTTTGTGGCATTTCTGATCTTCTGGGGCCAAAGATTCCCAGTCATGTTATTCGGAATGATCACGGTGGCTTTTATCGTTCTAAGACGAATTGACTATCAGAAGCATGTTATTCTGAAACGGATTATCCTTACCGGATTTGGCGTGGTTGCCGTCTCTTTTGTCATTATTGAGGCACTTGTATTCACACAGCTTAGTGCGAATGATCCGGAAGAGGCGGACTACGTCATTATTCTGGGTTCAGGCATTCGGGGAACGGAATTATCATTGACTTTGAAGCAAAGGTTAGATGCCAGTCTGGACTACATTCGCAGTCACCCTCAGACACCGGTCATTGTATCGGGTGGGCAGGGACCTGGGGAATCGATTCCCGAAGCGCTCGCCATGAAAAACTATCTGATTGAACAGGGGGTTAACCCCACCCAAGTCATTATGGAAGATCGCTCCACAAGTACACAGGAGAATTTGGCTTTTTCCAAAAAAATCATTCAGGAATCCGGGTTGGAGCACCCGGAGATCATGATTGTCACCAGTGACTATCACATGTTCCGCTCCAAGTATATCGCTGCCAAGAACGGTTATGCGGCAGAATATGGCATATCAGCCCCATCACCGGGATATTTGAAGCCGGTCAATATGATCCGTGAATATTTTGCTACGATCAAAACATTTATTTAG
- a CDS encoding nucleotidyltransferase family protein, translating into MLYEDLFIQTIIKHEQLMHDLRRVRSLHLPQSYIGAGYIRNYIWDVLHGYDLRELHSDIDVVYYDASDLREERDIQLECQLRELTGNAKWSVKNQARMHLRNGTVPYHSTEDALRYWPEVVTAIGVQLDEEDRVNICAPHGLHDLYHLIVRKSPFFTDADYYNQRVQKKCWQQQWLKLTIITD; encoded by the coding sequence ATGTTATATGAGGACCTTTTTATTCAGACGATCATCAAACACGAGCAATTAATGCATGACCTGCGTAGAGTACGCAGTCTCCATTTGCCTCAAAGTTACATAGGTGCAGGATATATTCGTAATTATATCTGGGATGTTCTGCATGGATATGATCTTCGTGAACTTCATAGCGATATTGATGTTGTCTATTATGATGCGTCAGACCTGCGTGAGGAACGAGACATACAGTTGGAGTGTCAGCTTCGTGAGTTGACAGGCAATGCCAAGTGGTCGGTCAAAAATCAGGCGAGAATGCATCTGCGCAATGGCACAGTTCCTTATCATTCTACTGAAGATGCTCTTCGCTATTGGCCAGAAGTTGTGACTGCCATAGGCGTACAGCTGGATGAAGAAGATCGGGTGAATATCTGTGCTCCGCATGGTTTGCATGATCTGTATCATCTTATAGTCCGCAAAAGTCCGTTTTTCACGGATGCTGACTATTATAATCAGAGAGTACAGAAGAAGTGCTGGCAACAACAGTGGCTCAAACTAACGATAATAACAGACTGA
- a CDS encoding TetR/AcrR family transcriptional regulator — MSSKKEMLLNVAEELFYLHGFHSIGLKRIITEAGIAIMTLYNHFESKDDLIVQVLLRREQRYLEQLRQYANNKEQPMFLNLAEGHATWLKEHESRGCLFLRAKEEFGGHVDHIIVQTVNAHKRHMRTLIQTLAPAASDRDLLRFSLLLEGSTALAETENVNDVCRELIHMTQTSFK; from the coding sequence ATGAGCAGCAAAAAAGAAATGCTTTTGAACGTGGCTGAAGAACTGTTCTACCTTCATGGCTTCCATTCCATTGGCTTAAAGCGAATTATCACAGAGGCCGGGATCGCCATCATGACGTTATATAACCACTTTGAATCCAAGGATGATCTCATCGTCCAGGTTCTCCTGCGACGCGAACAGCGTTATTTGGAACAGCTCCGGCAATATGCAAACAATAAAGAGCAACCTATGTTTCTCAATCTGGCTGAAGGACATGCAACTTGGCTAAAAGAACATGAATCAAGGGGATGCTTGTTCTTACGCGCCAAGGAAGAATTCGGAGGTCATGTAGACCATATCATCGTCCAGACAGTAAATGCGCATAAAAGACATATGAGAACATTAATCCAAACATTGGCGCCTGCTGCAAGTGATCGAGATCTGTTGCGATTCTCCCTGCTGCTGGAGGGTTCCACGGCACTTGCTGAGACAGAAAATGTAAATGACGTCTGCCGCGAATTGATCCATATGACGCAAACCAGTTTCAAATAA
- a CDS encoding MFS transporter gives MKKIIFPGIALIAVCYAFGRFSYGLFMPEISEALQLNDAASGAINSGTYIAYCLSLLTAPLLINRKGHHYVIQLAGISAVLGLTGIALSQNAWVLAFSVFLAGLSTGWASPALGNTVNAELAPDLQARGNSWINTGTSFGIVISGPLYWLFTDYWRLTYILFAVIGVVVLLWNRRVIPATKTLPCTKSLWTCMKPTRPGSALLMACLLTGVSSAIYWTFARNFLTDEKGASDSEAVLFWIVMGVMGILGGCAGRIIERIEIGWSYRIGILLLAISLGVILLPSMTASLISAIIFGSTYIFLTSVFIVWATRLFSPNVSIGISLAFLALGAGQFLGSSMAGYTIEVFSNTTAFLAFAVLGLFGLLIRVK, from the coding sequence ATGAAAAAAATTATCTTCCCAGGCATTGCACTTATCGCTGTATGTTATGCATTCGGGCGATTCAGTTATGGATTGTTTATGCCGGAAATTTCGGAAGCCTTACAATTGAATGATGCAGCCTCTGGCGCGATTAACTCAGGAACGTATATTGCCTACTGTCTGTCCCTTCTAACTGCACCACTGTTGATTAATCGCAAGGGACATCATTATGTCATTCAATTGGCAGGGATCAGTGCAGTGCTCGGATTAACCGGGATCGCCCTGTCTCAGAATGCATGGGTTCTTGCATTTAGTGTATTTCTAGCTGGTTTGAGTACAGGCTGGGCCTCTCCGGCACTCGGTAACACGGTTAATGCCGAACTTGCACCGGATCTGCAAGCCAGAGGCAATAGCTGGATTAATACAGGGACCAGCTTCGGAATTGTTATATCCGGTCCACTCTACTGGCTGTTCACGGATTACTGGCGTCTAACCTACATCCTGTTTGCTGTGATCGGTGTTGTCGTTCTGTTGTGGAACAGACGTGTCATTCCGGCAACCAAGACACTGCCTTGTACCAAGTCACTCTGGACATGTATGAAACCAACCAGACCCGGGTCTGCTCTTCTGATGGCTTGTCTGTTAACAGGTGTTAGTTCAGCAATCTACTGGACCTTTGCTCGAAACTTCCTCACGGACGAGAAAGGGGCCTCCGATTCGGAAGCCGTGTTGTTCTGGATTGTGATGGGGGTTATGGGGATACTCGGCGGATGCGCTGGACGCATTATTGAACGTATTGAGATTGGGTGGTCCTACCGGATAGGTATACTTTTATTGGCTATCTCACTGGGGGTAATCCTGCTTCCATCCATGACTGCCAGTCTCATCTCTGCGATCATATTTGGCAGCACGTATATTTTCCTGACCAGTGTATTTATCGTTTGGGCAACCAGACTATTCAGTCCAAATGTGTCCATCGGAATTAGTCTTGCCTTTCTCGCGCTGGGTGCTGGGCAATTCCTTGGTTCATCCATGGCAGGTTACACAATTGAAGTGTTCTCCAATACAACGGCATTTCTGGCCTTCGCTGTACTCGGCCTGTTCGGATTGTTAATTCGAGTGAAATAA
- a CDS encoding AraC family transcriptional regulator: protein MNWINALQVAIQYMEDHLLENMTMEQIAAQANISPFHFQRTFALLTDVTVAEYIRRRRLTLAAHELLQSDHKIIDLAFKYGFDTPESFSKAFRRQHGIAPSEARKNSSSVQSYNRLVIQVSLKGAEPMKYKIVEHPEFTLVGVKQTFSYADGEHLQGIGKMWQEAWASGTEDRLFELNNGDIPGLLGVVVDQSEIKEKQLEYWIATTYDGEVPEGLSSFTMPASKWSVFEVEGPMPESMQLLWKRIISEWFPSNPYEHAYMPELEVYPGHNQPPQIWIPIK, encoded by the coding sequence ATGAACTGGATCAACGCATTACAGGTCGCTATTCAATATATGGAAGACCACTTGCTCGAAAATATGACGATGGAGCAGATTGCAGCGCAGGCCAATATCTCTCCTTTTCATTTTCAACGTACCTTTGCCTTATTAACTGATGTTACTGTAGCCGAGTACATAAGACGAAGACGATTGACACTGGCGGCACATGAACTTCTGCAAAGTGATCACAAAATTATTGATCTGGCGTTTAAATATGGTTTCGACACACCGGAATCTTTCTCTAAAGCCTTTCGTAGACAACATGGGATCGCACCCAGTGAGGCTCGCAAAAATAGTAGCTCTGTCCAATCGTATAATCGTCTGGTTATTCAAGTAAGTCTAAAAGGAGCAGAACCGATGAAATATAAAATCGTTGAACATCCCGAATTTACATTGGTCGGAGTAAAGCAGACTTTCTCATATGCAGATGGAGAACATCTGCAAGGGATCGGGAAAATGTGGCAGGAAGCGTGGGCGAGCGGTACAGAGGATCGTTTGTTTGAACTGAACAATGGGGATATTCCAGGGTTACTCGGCGTCGTTGTGGATCAGAGCGAAATCAAGGAAAAGCAACTGGAATACTGGATTGCTACAACTTACGATGGTGAAGTACCAGAAGGATTATCAAGCTTCACTATGCCTGCTTCCAAATGGAGTGTGTTTGAAGTAGAAGGCCCGATGCCGGAGAGTATGCAGCTTCTGTGGAAACGGATTATTTCGGAATGGTTTCCATCCAACCCTTATGAGCACGCATATATGCCGGAGCTGGAAGTATACCCGGGCCACAATCAACCGCCACAAATCTGGATACCGATTAAATAA
- a CDS encoding DUF1349 domain-containing protein, with protein sequence MTNLFEHCSGQTLSANLGWLNEPADWSIEDGKVTITVSPISDFFIDPAGEPVKASAPFLHTIVKGDFSIVTQVQVDMKEQYDSGCLMVRVDDTNWAKVCFEYFEEQPSILSVVTRGNSDDCVSAPVEVNKPYLRVARAGNSFAFHYSQDGEKWKLVRYFGLDCPEEIKVGIVAQSPIGQGTTVTFTDVQLHHGVTGSVRRVE encoded by the coding sequence ATGACGAATCTATTCGAACATTGTTCAGGTCAAACATTATCTGCCAACCTCGGATGGCTGAACGAGCCAGCAGATTGGTCCATTGAAGACGGCAAAGTAACGATAACTGTTTCGCCGATCAGCGACTTTTTTATTGATCCGGCAGGTGAGCCGGTGAAAGCTTCAGCACCATTTTTACATACGATAGTCAAGGGAGATTTCAGCATCGTCACTCAAGTACAGGTGGACATGAAAGAACAGTATGACTCAGGCTGCCTGATGGTGAGGGTGGACGATACGAATTGGGCTAAAGTCTGCTTTGAGTATTTTGAAGAACAGCCGTCTATTCTTAGTGTTGTTACTCGAGGTAACTCGGATGATTGTGTATCAGCACCTGTAGAGGTTAACAAGCCTTATTTACGTGTAGCCCGGGCAGGCAACAGCTTTGCTTTCCATTATTCTCAGGATGGAGAGAAGTGGAAGTTGGTTCGTTATTTCGGACTCGACTGCCCGGAAGAGATCAAAGTTGGCATTGTGGCCCAATCCCCCATTGGGCAAGGGACCACGGTTACTTTTACAGACGTACAGCTTCACCATGGAGTGACCGGAAGTGTACGCCGAGTAGAATAA